The DNA window GCAATGAAGAACACAAAGGCTTGGGCAAGAACCTCCTCCATGGTTAATCCCTTGACCACATCGCCATTTTCGAGTGTCAGTtccttttgatttttcatttcaataagCATGTCCATGAAGTCATTGCGCTTGATGTGCTCCTTTTCTCGCACCGCCACAGTTTCGGTGACAATTCGGCGATAGAATTGCTGAATATGCGGTGCAGTTCGAACCATACCCAATTTCCTGGCCAAGTTGGGATAGCTGCGCATGAAGCCGTTCAATAGAGTACCATGTCTCTTGTCCACCAATGCCCTCTTTCCAAAGTACAGAAACTCGGCCTTTTCATCTCGCAGACTGTTGCACTTGATGCCAAAGGCGCAGGTTCCGATCACATCCACCGTAAACCTGGCCAACAGGTCACGTATCTCCAGAACTGGGCTTTTTGGCACTTTCTCGTGCATCACGGCCATAAATTCATTGGCCACGGACACTACGGTCGGATACATTAACTTCATTTTACCGGATGTGAAGGTCGAGGATAGTTTGTTCCTTAGCAAACGCCACTGGGCACCGTCCAGATTGAAGAGATGCGCAGAAATGGGATCATCTTTTTCGTTGTAGAATATACCCTTGTTCGAGAAATTCGAGAAGTCTTTAATAAGTATTTGCTTGGCCAGGTCAAGATCTATCACAAATGCCGTGGGATtctggaaaaagaaaaatccgACAAATGGTGCCTTGCTTTCCCTGAATTTGTTGTAGTGATCTTGGAGTATCTCGTGGAAGTTTTTCGTCCTTTGCAGTTCCTGCATGTTTCCCCTGACGAGATGCGGGGCCACAAAGGGAATCCCTCGACGCTTAAAATACGTTAGTTTGCGGTGGAGATAGTAGGTGAAGGTCGCCAGTAGGGCGATCGCCACTTGGAAGAGGATGTAAGTCAACGCCATACTAGGGCGGCTGCTATTCGAATACGACTGGTTCGGGAAACGCTAGACAAACTGCTTTTAAATGCTGAAACTTACTTACTTTGCATGACAATGCATTCTCAGTCTCCAGAAAGGGAGAGTTAATCAggttttgtttacttttttgcCAACCACTGTGAGATGGTAACTAACGTACGGTATGATCAGCCTGAAAAGATTAGGAGACAAACCAACGTAGACATCGTGATCATTGTTTTGTAAACAAACTAAGCAAAAAAGTGTTTGTTTAGTTTGGCAGtaattttttcttatataCTGGTCAAAAATCGAGAGTTAGTGCTCTACAGTGACGCACTGTGACTTATCACAAGGTCTGGGGTTTAGGGTATCCCCTTATCAGTAAACATTTGCAAGTCTGCTTACTCACGGTTACTTTCTGCGATCTTTATATTCACGACAATTGCATACGTATATGGGTTAAGCCAAACAGTTCCAAGaactacttttacttttcatttgatttcccATTGATAACGATACTAACCTAGCACAACAaaatatctacatatatgtCTTTTTATAAACTTTGTTTCATACAAAATATGATTAAATCCTAAAGCTACTTAGGAATTTTTGCAGATGACCATACTAAATGtcattaaataaatgccatTAAATACTTGACCTAAAACAAAATGGCATCCTATGAGTGTAACAAACTACCTTAGGCAGTTTCTACTGTATTTCCACAAGCCCTCGATAATTAATCTCTGCCCCCTTGAGTCACAAATCCAGTGGCTTTTTCGTTAGTTGGGGTCCGTGTTCTACCGACAGCATGATATGGTATTATATGATATGGGTATTACTATTGCTGATATTTGACGGATCTGGCAACGATATCATTTACCTTTTCCGTCATATTTGTTTGACATTTGATTAGATTTCAAGTGCGGATggaagcaacaacaacaagtaaTTGAAACAGGCAgcttttcgatttgtttttttatttattttggctcTATTCCAGCTTTGTGGTTGAGCTTTTCTTTTgtacatttgtttttcttttttccacgccATTTAAAGGGTAATTGGGCGTAAAATGTATcaatgaaaaatacatttacaaatgAGAAATAAATCTATTTTGCATATTATCAGCAAACAGCTTACTGTTGGACAAAAGGTAACAGTGGACATCATATGTTCATACAAAATTCCCCAAAATTATACAGCCCCAACAAAAGGGTGTACTAAAAAATTCGGTTAAAATTGATAACAAACGAAAATGAACCCAAAGCGTATAGATAAGGGTATTGGACCAGCCAAAGTGACTGCGGTAATATCCTACAAAGTGCAAACTTAGTTGGTAATTAAGTACAGGTAACTTACAGTTGGTAAATAAAAGAAAgtaatcaatttatttatgttgcaTTTGATGCATCTGTGatcagtttcagttttcaacGATTGTAGCATTGCGATCCACTCTTTTGTTTATTCAGATATCCAAAGTCGCATGAACGTTGCTGCCACCAACATTGAACATAAAGTAACAATAATCGTGTGTCCGTCTGGCCTCAGTGAGACGCCCACCTGCTTCGGCGTAGCTTCAGTGTAGCGCACTCGAAAAGCGgcaaagaaacaaattaaaagctCGCACCTGGAGTGGGGAGCGAGTATCGTAAATAGTTACTTTTCTCCGCAGCACTCTCAGTCGGATCGTGCGCCTCGCTAATGAACGTTACCCCATCGAGAACGTGAGTCGAGAACGAAAGTCGAGAGTCGAGAACGCTCCAGGGCTCCTGAGCGATGCATTAGATCATAGTTGGTGACTCTAGCCGACGTCCGAGAGCGGGATCGCGATACAGCCGGCAGTGAGAGTGAGTGGGTGGCAAGATAGTGGGGCGGGCAGGAAGTGAAACGAATAGTAACCCCCCTCCCTATCCAACCAAACCCCACCAAACCCCCaccaaacagaaaaacaaatcaGTGGTTCCGATTCGCAGACGTGTTGTGTGTGCATGTGATTCAGAGCAAACAAAGCGTACGAAATGCAAAACATGTGGATCATTTTCCTGATCATCGGATTGCTGGTGCTCGGGCTGCTGGTTCTGCTAATTATAGCGGCGCGGTATCAGCGAGATTATTGGCGCTATCTGGACATTCCACACGAGAGACCCAAAAAGCTATGGCCTATCATTAGGCAAATAATGACACAGACATTGAGTACGGAGGCCATGAAGGCGGACCATTACTCGGCCATATACAAGAAGTTCAAGGGAAGCGGTCCCTTCTGCGGATTCTACGCTCTGCTGCAGCCACGAGCATTGATCCTCGATCGTGAGCTGATCAGGCAGATAATGATCAAGGACTTCTGGAACTTCAATGATCGCGGATTGTACTGCAATCAGAAGTCGGATCCCTTGTCGGGGGATCTGTATGCTTTGCGGGGTCAGAGCTGGAAGGAGATGCGCCAGAAACTGGACCCCAGTCTCGAAGGCGATCGCATGTCCTTGCTGTACGACTGCCTCTTCGAGGAGGCGGAACAGCTCCTCCTAACCGTCAGCAGCACCCTGATGAGTCAGCCCCATTCCGCCGTCCACATACAGAAGATCATGCGGCGCTATGTGCTCTCTTCCCTGGCCAAATGCGTTTTTGGCTTGAATGCCGAACAGAGGAAAACGTTTCCGCTGGAGGACTTTGAGCAGATGACCGAGCTGGCCTTGAATAGCCACAAACATGGCTACCTAATGAACCTGATGATGATACGGTTCCCCAACTTTTGTCGAATGCTGCGCATGCGTCGTACGCCCAAACAGGCGCAGGAGTATTTTATCAAACTCCTCACGAGCATTGTGGAGCAGCGAGAGACGTCCGGAAAGCGCCAGAAGGACTACTTACAGCAGTTGATCGATGTGAAGGCATTGGAGTTCATCACCCATCAGTATGAATCGGATAAGGAACTGGCAGCCCATCTGCAGAATGAGTTGGCCGCCCATGCAGTTGTCTTTCTGAAGGCGGGCTACGAGCAGACGGCCAACACTCTATCCTATGTACTCTATGAACTCGCATTGCGTCCAGAGTTGCAAGTCCGCGTGAGGGAGGAGGTCAAGAAGGCCATCGAGCGGCATGAGGGTCACATAACCCACGAGGGCATCAAGTCGCTGGCCTTCATGGGTCAGGTGATCAACGAAACACTGCGAATGCATCCCATAACACCATACATCCTGCGACGCACCTTGAACGACTATGTGGTTCCGGACCATCCCAAGTACATGCTGGTCAAGGAGCTGTTCCTCATCATTCCCACGCATGCCATCCATCACGATCCGGACATCTACCCGGATCCGGAAGAGTTCAAGCCGGAACGCTGGAGCGGACCACGGGAttcgctgcagcagcagggcACCTGGTTTGGATTCGGCGTGGGTGCACGCAGCTGCATTGGAATACAATTCGCACAGCTGCAACTGCGATTGGCCTTGGCTCTTCTCCTTTCCGAGTACGAGTTCTCCTTGAATACCAGGAAGCCACTGATCAACCTGGAGGATGGTATAGCACTAACGCTGATGCCATTGGGAGTTATAGAACCCGGAAACGAGGAGAGGGCGGTCTAAGTTCGTAGCTTGAGAGTGCAAGATCACTGACATTAGCTTTATCTCAGGGATAGAAAAAATAGGTTcgcattaaatatataaatctaaaATGTAAACCTTCTAGATTTTATGTGGCATCTTTGGaaatcttttaatttaattttgatgttTCCGCCTTATGCTTTATATGGAAAAAGTAATTAAAGCAACTCACTGTGTGCAAAAAAGTCGAAACAAAGAGATTTAGCTTATGTCAGTGTCTAAATCTCAATCTTTTGCCTAATGACGAAGAATTTACTCTATGAACAAAGTCTAGAAAGCAATATAAAACTCAGCATAGTAACTAACCAAAACAATATTAAACTGAAGGTCATGAGGCCCAATGGCACAGTCAGCATAGAATAGTTAATCTTAAACACTGGcttttatttaagaatttatttatttgagaaaacattttcttttaaattagCTTGTTTAATGCTTGTTTCTATTAAATACACCCGGTTCTCCTAAAGATGAACCCTTTGATTTGTTAAAACATTTGTCAATTTGATTCACGGTTTGTTATTTGTTGGGTTAGTATATATCGTTTTTTGCATTGTCGGTTGCTTGATATGGTTGATTGGTTTGTCGGCTACTTCAAGATCGGTAGCTCAGGCCTGTGCAGTACTTAATTGCATTAGTTGATCGATTTGTGTCTCAGATTTGTTACGCAGAGCTTGCTGCTTTCGTCGTTGAATCAAGATCGAATTAGAGTTACACTACAAATTAGCAATAAAATTagatttacaaataaataaaacgtacGACAAACGAATTTTAgttatacaatatacatatgaaAGTGTAAGCTGCCCTTGTGCCTTTCCTCAGTATCTCGCTATGGAATGTATTCTGAGCAGCTCTACGAAATGCTAATTAAAATCTTAATCACTAGCTGTTTGTTCGTCGATTTGGCCGCTAATACGAAATGGCTTTACTGCGATGGCTGGCGCTTGTGGCGCGGTGGCGAAATCAGGGAGCTCCTTGTGGCATCTCCGCGGTTTGGCAGCTTGCTCCGCAGCATCTGCTCGTGGACGTAGATGAGCAGTCCCACGTCCCGGTGGCCAGCCTGCCAGGCGATCTTGAAGGCCGTGCTGCCATCCTGGGCgagaaaaaaatcattaaaaccCTCgtctatgtatatatacactaAGAGGAGTTTTCAGGCACACTCACCACATCGGTGACCAGTGAATCGCACTCCGGATGCGACAGAAGGTGCTTGATCACATCCACGCGTCCGTGCTCGGCGGCGCACATCAGAGCCGTGCTGCCGTCCTCGTCCTGGATATTGATATCCGCCCCGGCGTCCAGGAGCATATTGACCATGTCCCCATTACCATGCGACACAGCGAGCATCAAAGCGGTCTGGCAGTGCTGTGGATTGGTGGATGGAGACAGGATGGGAGCGGTTAGTAGGGGAGTAGTTGGGGGTCAGCTCAAACTGGGCTCGGGATCAGTGGGCGTTGGGGCCCCTTACCTACCTTCTTGGCCCGTATGTTGACATCGGCCATCTTGAACAGTCGCTCGACGACTGTTCGATGGGCTGGCTGCTTCAGCTTGGCCAACGATACGAGCATCACCGACGTGTATCCGGCGTTATTCATTTGGTTTACATCGCAAACCTTAGAATCCAGCAGTATGGATACCACATCGAAGTTGCCGTGCGAGACTGCATAGTGCATGGCTGTGTTGCCCTGAAATGAGATTTATCTTTAGTAACCACTCACACAATTACTTAAAAGGTGATTGAAGCTCACATTACTGTCGGATAGATTGACACAATACTCCAGCAGTGGGATCGACAGCGATTCAAAGTAATCCAGATAATCCTCCACCTGATGGGGATCGGATTTGCCAGTGCTGGAGTTATTGAACCAGTGATCCTGGATGGTCGTCTTGGCCGACTTGAGGCTCTGCGAGGATATGGGCTTGGCGCCCAACTTCTTCAGCAGCGAGTCGTTTATGATCTTGAGGGCGTCTTTGAGGCTCTTGGACAACTCGGTTCTAAAGGAGATAATTACCATTCAAATTATTGATActgattttttaaatttccttaaataaataagttaatcCCAGCCTTTGAGCATTCCACTTTAtattagaaaaaaatataaatatgtatttccaTTAACTTACTTTTTTCGGGGCTCCGATTCCGCCTGGGCCAACTGGTGGAGCTGGGCTTTGGTGGCCGGCTGCTCGATCACGGTCACCTGGGAGCCCTCGCTCTGACTAGATTTGAGTGGAGTGCTGGACTTCTTGCGTGCTCCCTGGGCAATCTGAACGTCGATGGGCGGACTGGAATCACTGGAGGAGCTCATCACAGGCTCCTGTTCCGGTGAATCGGACTTGGTAGTGCCCGAGGAGGTCATCAGCGGGGCTGGAGAGGCGTCGCGCGACCAACTGATGCTAACCCGCTTCTCCTCCCGGACTATCAACTCATCCTCGCCCAATAGACTCAGATCCAACGAATCCTTCTGCGGTTGACGGATGAAGCTTTGGGACTCGGGCAGTGGCTCCGATGCCTGGAAACTGGACACAGTCGGTGGCTTCTCCTGCAGGGAGCTGAAGGGGAATAACCTTGATAAGTACGGCAGTTTGGTGGTGTCGGAAAGACAAATCCTAAACCCACGTTACAAGCAGAGCCGAGCATCCGCTGACCAGCAGCGGATAGCACGTGAAACTGCTCAGGCTGGAGAACATTGGCAGCACCATgcgaaaaaccaaaatccaaacataaagcaaaaataaacGGCTCAGCAATTGGGCGAAAGCAAACACCAAAACTCAACTGAAGGTCAAGCCATTTCGATTTCGGGCTCTGACTTTTGTGACCCCAATGCGCAAGAGCTAACATCTGGTTGGGGTCTTGGCTAAAAGCTCAGGGTGAAACTTGGCTAGCACAGTGGGTCAAAGTTAAAGTAACAACTCTTTTATAAAATTTGAcaagttattattattattaattaagcATGTcgttgtaaataaattaaatgtgcgaagaaaaccaataaaataaattataaggattttaaaaataattcattcaAAGGTACTTCATGCTTATCAAGATCAGgatattatataaaaaagtgGGAGACTCACCTCAATCGCGCCTTTCTTTCCACTTGTGGACTGGGCGTTGGCGAGGGCGTGGCCAGCGTGTAGGTGTTCTGCCGCATGAACTCTTTGCGCACCGGACTGGGACTGGTGAGGTGCTTGGGTCGCGGAATTCGCGAGTCCGCCGACGTGGAACGTCGCGATGCTCCTCCCGTCCTGGTGGCCGTGGGACTGGTCTTCGAGAAACCCCTGGCCAGATCCTGGATGGCCTCCTTGCAGGAATCACAGTAGTTGGCTGCACAGGCAATGGAGATGTGCGGCTTGACAATGTCGCCACAGCCCACGTCCCTCTTGCGCACCTCCTCCGTGTTGCAGGCGGAGTGGCTTGTTCGAACTTTAGCCGCCTCCGGTTCCTCCACCTTATCCGTATTGCTGGCTGTGTGGCGGGTtgatgggcgtggcaccgaCTCCGACACCTGTTCCGCCTTCGTCTGACTCCGAGTCAGTCGCTGCAGTCCCTTGGTATCAGTCTGTCGGGATACCTGCTCCGTTGCACACTGGACGCCGgagtgctgttgctgcggatTTATCTGGGCCCCAGTGGAACGAACTGCAGCCGTGGTGGTTTGACTTCCAGAACTGAGAACCAGGGTAACTGGCGTCTGGCACCCAATTGTCTTACGCACCACGGATACGCTCTCATTCTCGCCCAAACTGAAAGTATTGCTGCGTCCGGGCATTTGAGGAGCGGGTTTCAACTTCTCCGCCGGAGTTTCCGGACCGCAGGCCACGCTTCTCTTGCTGACGGCACACTTTTCGCACAGTACATCATCCAGGCGATCATCAGAGCTGCCCACATGACGCACATCCGGCTTGCAACTGGTAAAGTTCTCCCTGGTAGCAGGTTTCGCGGTGACGCCCACATTGTACTTGAGTTTGGGTCGTTCCGGTGTGGTCTGCACTCCACTGTCCTTTTGGTCCCTCTGGGGCACATACATCTGGGTGCCCACAGAGATGAGCTTCCTCAGCTGTTGCTTATGTGCATTGGTCAGTGCCTGCTCCACTTTCTTGTCCAGCTCCTCCTTGGAGTAGACGGTTTCCGACGGCTGAACTCCGACATTTCGCGTGGTGGGCTGGTTGCCAACGGACACATCTCGTGTGGCTGGTGGTCGCACCACCGCCTGGGTGGACACATCCCTGCGGACAACGCTTGGAGATGGCGATGCCGAGTTGGAACTGCTGCGCATGCGTGCTCCTAGGCTCTCCAGCGACACTGGACTGATCCTCTGCGGAGTGAACTGCACGGGTGAGGCGGTCTTGAGTCCCGGACTTGGCGGCGATGGCGTCTGCCGTTGACTTCGCATCAACTCCTCGTTCCTGCGCAGCAACTTCTGTTTTTCCGAGCGAAGAGCATTGAGTTCCAGCTAAAAGGCAAAAGggtatttgtttaataatacTAATTTATAATGAAGATAGCAACTTTCTTACCTCCATATCGGGGATGGCTTTCACCTGCTCCTCCAGATCCTTAAGACGCTTCAGGCTCAGGGCCATCTGTTCGCGTATCTGGAATAGAGCTTGTGCATCCGCCGTGGTCTGTCCGGTTTCCGAGATGACTGGCGACTGCAGGGAGCTGGTGCTTGTGGAGCCATTCTCCTGCGGTCGATCCTCCTTGAAGGTGGGTTTTCCCGTGGGCGTAGTGGCCAACAGGTGGTGGCGCCTTgggggcggcggtggtggagtTCCTGGAGACTTTGCGCTCTCTAGCTGCTCCACCGGCGACTTGGCATTGGCCGCCACCGTGGCCTGCACGTAGCTCTCATATTGGACCTCCGCCGGACTTGGCCGCTGTCGCAGGGGAAGGGTGTTGGATCGCAGAAAGGGGCGTGGCGTGCCCGTGGGCGATTGGTTTCCCCCAATGCAGGAATctagaaataattaaatatggCATGGTTAGCTTAAGATTGGCTCTGGTGGAATTTCTCGTTACTTGGTCTTCTACTCTCCCTCCTGAGTACAATCCTAATTTGTAAACTTGCCATGAGCTCTTGCCGCTGGCGACTGGACTATGTAGCCCGATAAATAATTTAGCAAAAAGCTTCTACGTCCAAAGATAAAACGCTTGCTTTTCAGAtctaattttaataattgtgCCAAAGTTCGTATAATGTGCAAGCAACAAGTGTATGTGTAACTAAACATATacttaataaaaacaaaataaaaagcgaaattCACCAAATCCGCCCCTtttgcgtgtgtgcgtgagcgAAAATTCGTCCCAAGATAAGAAGCTCGGGCTATTATTCAAtattagtttttgtttatcgCCCTGGCATACACACGTGTGTATATACTCTTTATTACCTCTTATATACATAATAGGCAAGGTTGTTGGCGTATTTTACTTGACATACTCCACTCATGCAGTCTGGTTTATGAGAGCAAATAGAGAAATTTATGGCCAGCTGAAGCGTCTATTTTAATCCCTAAATTTTTACAATATTCCTCATACGCACTGTGCACCCTGCCAGCAACAATGTGTCACTCATCTTGCCAAGAATATTGTGCTGCTATCTATTTTTCCGCCCACTGTGCTGCTATTACTTAATACTCTGTGCAACGAACTTTTCGGCAATGGCAAACAGAAGGAAAATTTCTTTACACTTTGAGAAATTGGAGAGGGGAACTTAAATGGGTTAGTCCAAACAACTTTCTGTTACAATCTAATGTGTTTCATATCATTTTGGTGATattatgatatgatatgatattaATTTTTCTGAAACTATTATAGTGTGTTAATACTCGTATTTTtcagtgtttgttttttcttagCGGTGCCAAATTGGCTGAGCGTCTTTAGTCAAGGCGAAATGTAGGGGATGTGGCGGGCGGTGGAGGGGGGCTTATGAGGGGCGCGTGACGCTGGGTAGCATTGACCGGGCCATAATTAATCAGTTTTTATGGCCCAACTAATTAGCAAGGAACGAAGTTCAAAACGGTAAAGAGTTCGCCCCAAATGAGTGTCTCCCTGAGTGTTAATAGACCTACAGTCGCTCCACCAGCTCTTCTGTGAGTTTGGCTTGCTGTCCGGCTTTAACTTGATGCTCCTCTTGGCCAAACGTTTCCGTCTTAGCGGAATGGCATCCTCTGATGTCGAAAACATTTCTCCGCCTCTGTTTTGTTTTAGCCGGTTA is part of the Drosophila yakuba strain Tai18E2 chromosome 2R, Prin_Dyak_Tai18E2_2.1, whole genome shotgun sequence genome and encodes:
- the LOC6530465 gene encoding KN motif and ankyrin repeat domain-containing protein 2 isoform X8, producing the protein MPMILRKLKYELLRYSCIGGNQSPTGTPRPFLRSNTLPLRQRPSPAEVQYESYVQATVAANAKSPVEQLESAKSPGTPPPPPPRRHHLLATTPTGKPTFKEDRPQENGSTSTSSLQSPVISETGQTTADAQALFQIREQMALSLKRLKDLEEQVKAIPDMELELNALRSEKQKLLRRNEELMRSQRQTPSPPSPGLKTASPVQFTPQRISPVSLESLGARMRSSSNSASPSPSVVRRDVSTQAVVRPPATRDVSVGNQPTTRNVGVQPSETVYSKEELDKKVEQALTNAHKQQLRKLISVGTQMYVPQRDQKDSGVQTTPERPKLKYNVGVTAKPATRENFTSCKPDVRHVGSSDDRLDDVLCEKCAVSKRSVACGPETPAEKLKPAPQMPGRSNTFSLGENESVSVVRKTIGCQTPVTLVLSSGSQTTTAAVRSTGAQINPQQQHSGVQCATEQVSRQTDTKGLQRLTRSQTKAEQVSESVPRPSTRHTASNTDKVEEPEAAKVRTSHSACNTEEVRKRDVGCGDIVKPHISIACAANYCDSCKEAIQDLARGFSKTSPTATRTGGASRRSTSADSRIPRPKHLTSPSPVRKEFMRQNTYTLATPSPTPSPQVERKARLSSLQEKPPTVSSFQASEPLPESQSFIRQPQKDSLDLSLLGEDELIVREEKRVSISWSRDASPAPLMTSSGTTKSDSPEQEPVMSSSSDSSPPIDVQIAQGARKKSSTPLKSSQSEGSQVTVIEQPATKAQLHQLAQAESEPRKKTELSKSLKDALKIINDSLLKKLGAKPISSQSLKSAKTTIQDHWFNNSSTGKSDPHQVEDYLDYFESLSIPLLEYCVNLSDSNGNTAMHYAVSHGNFDVVSILLDSKVCDVNQMNNAGYTSVMLVSLAKLKQPAHRTVVERLFKMADVNIRAKKHCQTALMLAVSHGNGDMVNMLLDAGADINIQDEDGSTALMCAAEHGRVDVIKHLLSHPECDSLVTDVDGSTAFKIAWQAGHRDVGLLIYVHEQMLRSKLPNRGDATRSSLISPPRHKRQPSQ
- the LOC6530465 gene encoding KN motif and ankyrin repeat domain-containing protein 1 isoform X5, giving the protein MGNPKLTSHEIEPDSPHPLGGGGGGGAVNMSQSYTTTTPCYRPRSSSVPRFTYGSIQPRPESPFGTASSTCSSLRGGVESDAGIYHQRHRPAISPPETRAFLHEALDEVCSDFERTLERTSVKRRKTPYGAGSLSMDRNNNKLSLSLSNGHGAWKEHKSHRLGNSTWDRHFDVADSCIGGNQSPTGTPRPFLRSNTLPLRQRPSPAEVQYESYVQATVAANAKSPVEQLESAKSPGTPPPPPPRRHHLLATTPTGKPTFKEDRPQENGSTSTSSLQSPVISETGQTTADAQALFQIREQMALSLKRLKDLEEQVKAIPDMELELNALRSEKQKLLRRNEELMRSQRQTPSPPSPGLKTASPVQFTPQRISPVSLESLGARMRSSSNSASPSPSVVRRDVSTQAVVRPPATRDVSVGNQPTTRNVGVQPSETVYSKEELDKKVEQALTNAHKQQLRKLISVGTQMYVPQRDQKDSGVQTTPERPKLKYNVGVTAKPATRENFTSCKPDVRHVGSSDDRLDDVLCEKCAVSKRSVACGPETPAEKLKPAPQMPGRSNTFSLGENESVSVVRKTIGCQTPVTLVLSSGSQTTTAAVRSTGAQINPQQQHSGVQCATEQVSRQTDTKGLQRLTRSQTKAEQVSESVPRPSTRHTASNTDKVEEPEAAKVRTSHSACNTEEVRKRDVGCGDIVKPHISIACAANYCDSCKEAIQDLARGFSKTSPTATRTGGASRRSTSADSRIPRPKHLTSPSPVRKEFMRQNTYTLATPSPTPSPQVERKARLSSLQEKPPTVSSFQASEPLPESQSFIRQPQKDSLDLSLLGEDELIVREEKRVSISWSRDASPAPLMTSSGTTKSDSPEQEPVMSSSSDSSPPIDVQIAQGARKKSSTPLKSSQSEGSQVTVIEQPATKAQLHQLAQAESEPRKKTELSKSLKDALKIINDSLLKKLGAKPISSQSLKSAKTTIQDHWFNNSSTGKSDPHQVEDYLDYFESLSIPLLEYCVNLSDSNGNTAMHYAVSHGNFDVVSILLDSKVCDVNQMNNAGYTSVMLVSLAKLKQPAHRTVVERLFKMADVNIRAKKHCQTALMLAVSHGNGDMVNMLLDAGADINIQDEDGSTALMCAAEHGRVDVIKHLLSHPECDSLVTDVDGSTAFKIAWQAGHRDVGLLIYVHEQMLRSKLPNRGDATRSSLISPPRHKRQPSQ
- the LOC6530465 gene encoding KN motif and ankyrin repeat domain-containing protein 2 isoform X7 gives rise to the protein MASLQIRIVLRRESRRPNSCIGGNQSPTGTPRPFLRSNTLPLRQRPSPAEVQYESYVQATVAANAKSPVEQLESAKSPGTPPPPPPRRHHLLATTPTGKPTFKEDRPQENGSTSTSSLQSPVISETGQTTADAQALFQIREQMALSLKRLKDLEEQVKAIPDMELELNALRSEKQKLLRRNEELMRSQRQTPSPPSPGLKTASPVQFTPQRISPVSLESLGARMRSSSNSASPSPSVVRRDVSTQAVVRPPATRDVSVGNQPTTRNVGVQPSETVYSKEELDKKVEQALTNAHKQQLRKLISVGTQMYVPQRDQKDSGVQTTPERPKLKYNVGVTAKPATRENFTSCKPDVRHVGSSDDRLDDVLCEKCAVSKRSVACGPETPAEKLKPAPQMPGRSNTFSLGENESVSVVRKTIGCQTPVTLVLSSGSQTTTAAVRSTGAQINPQQQHSGVQCATEQVSRQTDTKGLQRLTRSQTKAEQVSESVPRPSTRHTASNTDKVEEPEAAKVRTSHSACNTEEVRKRDVGCGDIVKPHISIACAANYCDSCKEAIQDLARGFSKTSPTATRTGGASRRSTSADSRIPRPKHLTSPSPVRKEFMRQNTYTLATPSPTPSPQVERKARLSSLQEKPPTVSSFQASEPLPESQSFIRQPQKDSLDLSLLGEDELIVREEKRVSISWSRDASPAPLMTSSGTTKSDSPEQEPVMSSSSDSSPPIDVQIAQGARKKSSTPLKSSQSEGSQVTVIEQPATKAQLHQLAQAESEPRKKTELSKSLKDALKIINDSLLKKLGAKPISSQSLKSAKTTIQDHWFNNSSTGKSDPHQVEDYLDYFESLSIPLLEYCVNLSDSNGNTAMHYAVSHGNFDVVSILLDSKVCDVNQMNNAGYTSVMLVSLAKLKQPAHRTVVERLFKMADVNIRAKKHCQTALMLAVSHGNGDMVNMLLDAGADINIQDEDGSTALMCAAEHGRVDVIKHLLSHPECDSLVTDVDGSTAFKIAWQAGHRDVGLLIYVHEQMLRSKLPNRGDATRSSLISPPRHKRQPSQ
- the LOC6530465 gene encoding KN motif and ankyrin repeat domain-containing protein 2 isoform X6 produces the protein MFSTSEDAIPLRRKRLAKRSIKLKPDSKPNSQKSWWSDYSCIGGNQSPTGTPRPFLRSNTLPLRQRPSPAEVQYESYVQATVAANAKSPVEQLESAKSPGTPPPPPPRRHHLLATTPTGKPTFKEDRPQENGSTSTSSLQSPVISETGQTTADAQALFQIREQMALSLKRLKDLEEQVKAIPDMELELNALRSEKQKLLRRNEELMRSQRQTPSPPSPGLKTASPVQFTPQRISPVSLESLGARMRSSSNSASPSPSVVRRDVSTQAVVRPPATRDVSVGNQPTTRNVGVQPSETVYSKEELDKKVEQALTNAHKQQLRKLISVGTQMYVPQRDQKDSGVQTTPERPKLKYNVGVTAKPATRENFTSCKPDVRHVGSSDDRLDDVLCEKCAVSKRSVACGPETPAEKLKPAPQMPGRSNTFSLGENESVSVVRKTIGCQTPVTLVLSSGSQTTTAAVRSTGAQINPQQQHSGVQCATEQVSRQTDTKGLQRLTRSQTKAEQVSESVPRPSTRHTASNTDKVEEPEAAKVRTSHSACNTEEVRKRDVGCGDIVKPHISIACAANYCDSCKEAIQDLARGFSKTSPTATRTGGASRRSTSADSRIPRPKHLTSPSPVRKEFMRQNTYTLATPSPTPSPQVERKARLSSLQEKPPTVSSFQASEPLPESQSFIRQPQKDSLDLSLLGEDELIVREEKRVSISWSRDASPAPLMTSSGTTKSDSPEQEPVMSSSSDSSPPIDVQIAQGARKKSSTPLKSSQSEGSQVTVIEQPATKAQLHQLAQAESEPRKKTELSKSLKDALKIINDSLLKKLGAKPISSQSLKSAKTTIQDHWFNNSSTGKSDPHQVEDYLDYFESLSIPLLEYCVNLSDSNGNTAMHYAVSHGNFDVVSILLDSKVCDVNQMNNAGYTSVMLVSLAKLKQPAHRTVVERLFKMADVNIRAKKHCQTALMLAVSHGNGDMVNMLLDAGADINIQDEDGSTALMCAAEHGRVDVIKHLLSHPECDSLVTDVDGSTAFKIAWQAGHRDVGLLIYVHEQMLRSKLPNRGDATRSSLISPPRHKRQPSQ